In one Penaeus chinensis breed Huanghai No. 1 chromosome 33, ASM1920278v2, whole genome shotgun sequence genomic region, the following are encoded:
- the LOC125043085 gene encoding trichohyalin-like, whose translation MTRQELDRRFRNSKQRDRRFRNSKQRDRRFRNSKQRDRRFRNSKQRDRRFRNSKQRDRRFRNSKQRDRRFRNSKQRDRRFRNSKQRDRRFRNSKQRDRRFRNSKQRDRRFRNSKQRDRRFRNSKQRDRRFRNSKQRDRRFRNSKQRDRRFRNSKQRDRRFRNSKQRDRRFRNSKQRDRRFRNSKQRDRRFRNSKQRDRRFRNSKQRDRRFRNSKQRDRRFRNSKQRDRRFRNSKQRDRRFRNSKQRDRRFRNSKQRDRRFRNSKQRDRRFRNSKQRDRRFRNSKQRDRRFRNSKQRDRRFRNSKQRDRRFRNSKQRDRRFRNSKQRDRRFRNSKQRDRRFRNSKQRDRRFRNSKQRDRRFRNSRETGVSEIASRETGVSEIASRETGVSEIASRETGVSEIASRETPGYKRLQC comes from the coding sequence ATGACACGACAAGAACTAGACCGGCGTTTCAGAAATAGCAAGCAGAGAGACCGGCGTTTCAGAAATAGCAAGCAGAGAGACCGGCGTTTCAGAAATAGCAAGCAGAGAGACCGGCGTTTCAGAAATAGCAAGCAGAGAGACCGGCGTTTCAGAAATAGCAAGCAGAGAGACCGGCGTTTCAGAAATAGCAAGCAGAGAGACCGGCGTTTCAGAAATAGCAAGCAGAGAGACCGGCGTTTCAGAAATAGCAAGCAGAGAGACCGGCGTTTCAGAAATAGCAAGCAGAGAGACCGGCGTTTCAGAAATAGCAAGCAGAGAGACCGGCGTTTCAGAAATAGCAAGCAGAGAGACCGGCGTTTCAGAAATAGCAAGCAGAGAGACCGGCGTTTCAGAAATAGCAAGCAGAGAGACCGGCGTTTCAGAAATAGCAAGCAGAGAGACCGGCGTTTCAGAAATAGCAAGCAGAGAGACCGGCGTTTCAGAAATAGCAAGCAGAGAGACCGGCGTTTCAGAAATAGCAAGCAGAGAGACCGGCGTTTCAGAAATAGCAAGCAGAGAGACCGGCGTTTCAGAAATAGCAAGCAGAGAGACCGGCGTTTCAGAAATAGCAAGCAGAGAGACCGGCGTTTCAGAAATAGCAAGCAGAGAGACCGGCGTTTCAGAAATAGCAAGCAGAGAGACCGGCGTTTCAGAAATAGCAAGCAGAGAGACCGGCGTTTCAGAAATAGCAAGCAGAGAGACCGGCGTTTCAGAAATAGCAAGCAGAGAGACCGGCGTTTCAGAAATAGCAAGCAGAGAGACCGGCGTTTCAGAAATAGCAAGCAGAGAGACCGGCGTTTCAGAAATAGCAAGCAGAGAGACCGGCGTTTCAGAAATAGCAAGCAGAGAGACCGGCGTTTCAGAAATAGCAAGCAGAGAGACCGGCGTTTCAGAAATAGCAAGCAGAGAGACCGGCGTTTCAGAAATAGCAAGCAGAGAGACCGGCGTTTCAGAAATAGCAAGCAGAGAGACCGGCGTTTCAGAAATAGCAAGCAGAGAGACCGGCGTTTCAGAAATAGCAAGCAGAGAGACCGGCGTTTCAGAAATAGCAGAGAGACCGGCGTTTCAGAAATAGCAAGCAGAGAGACCGGCGTTTCAGAAATAGCAAGCAGAGAGACCGGCGTTTCAGAAATAGCAAGCAGAGAGACCGGCGTTTCAGAAATAGCAAGCAGAGAGACACCAGGGTACAAACGGCTACAGTGCTAA